Proteins encoded in a region of the Variovorax sp. PAMC 28711 genome:
- a CDS encoding DUF465 domain-containing protein: MDINLNSLSRQLIDLRMEHADLDATIDRLVESMPQQDELLLRRLKKRRLALRDKIQRVERDADPQEPA, encoded by the coding sequence TTGGACATCAATCTCAATTCCCTTTCCCGCCAGTTGATCGACCTTCGCATGGAGCACGCCGATCTCGACGCCACGATCGATCGCCTGGTCGAGTCGATGCCGCAGCAGGACGAACTGCTGCTGCGTCGTCTCAAGAAGCGGCGGCTCGCGCTGCGCGACAAGATCCAGCGCGTCGAGCGCGACGCCGACCCGCAAGAGCCCGCCTGA
- a CDS encoding PP2C family protein-serine/threonine phosphatase, translating into MNRGFRLTAATGLHKGDRPYQQDQVLVIAHPRQPGCVLGVVADGMGGRSGGRKASDQVIMTAQQLFSRYTPGRDEPVGMLRQLLDDAHTVIKLTALSSEQEPHSTIAAFLMNPQGDCAWIHAGDSRIYHFHRGRLVRRTRDHSYVQVLVDRGELTEAEANVHPQGNILLGCLGMTATPPPVETHFIPQMQRGDALLACSDGLWHYFTPEEMGMVLAEKSPREATELLVAEARRRARGTGDNISLAVLKLERLPKPPMA; encoded by the coding sequence ATGAACCGAGGTTTCAGACTTACCGCAGCCACCGGCCTCCACAAGGGAGACCGTCCATACCAGCAGGATCAGGTTCTGGTGATCGCGCATCCGCGGCAGCCCGGCTGCGTGCTGGGCGTGGTGGCCGATGGCATGGGTGGGCGCAGTGGCGGGCGCAAGGCGTCCGACCAGGTCATCATGACTGCGCAGCAGCTCTTCAGCCGCTACACGCCCGGACGCGACGAACCCGTCGGCATGTTGCGCCAGTTGCTGGACGACGCGCACACAGTCATCAAGCTCACCGCGTTGTCGAGCGAACAGGAGCCGCACAGCACGATCGCCGCCTTCCTGATGAATCCGCAAGGTGATTGCGCCTGGATCCATGCCGGCGACTCGCGCATCTATCACTTTCATCGCGGCCGGCTGGTGCGCCGCACGCGCGACCATTCTTACGTGCAGGTGCTGGTGGACCGCGGCGAACTCACCGAAGCCGAGGCCAACGTTCATCCCCAAGGCAACATCCTGCTGGGCTGCCTGGGCATGACGGCAACGCCGCCCCCTGTCGAAACCCATTTCATTCCGCAAATGCAGCGCGGCGATGCGCTGCTCGCGTGCAGCGACGGCCTTTGGCACTACTTCACCCCGGAAGAGATGGGCATGGTGCTGGCGGAGAAGTCACCCCGTGAGGCGACCGAACTGCTGGTGGCGGAGGCACGCCGCCGGGCCCGCGGCACCGGCGACAACATCTCGCTGGCCGTGCTCAAGCTCGAACGCTTGCCCAAGCCGCCGATGGCCTGA
- the zapE gene encoding cell division protein ZapE: MSVKQAYEAELATRGFQSDPAQLRAVEALDRCASEWADYKAQRSSAFKKLIHRPEIPRGVYLYGGVGRGKSFLMDLFFNAVPLRRKTRLHFHEFMREVHRELAELQGIVNPLDELGKRIAKRYKLICFDEFHVADITDAMILHRLLAALFENGVGFVTTSNFKPDDLYPNGLHRDRILPAIALLNEKLEVLSVDNGTDYRRRTLEQLRMYLTPNGAAADKEMRDAFAKLAETADENPVLHIESREIHARRKAGGVVWFDFRTLCGGPRSQNDYLEIATQFHTVLLSDVPQMSVSRASEARRFTWLVDVFYDRRVKLIMSAEVAPEALYTEGPLAHEFPRTVSRLNEMQSAEFLALERRLVDTRLT; encoded by the coding sequence TTGAGCGTCAAACAAGCCTACGAAGCGGAGCTCGCCACGCGCGGCTTCCAGAGCGACCCGGCGCAATTGCGCGCCGTGGAAGCGCTGGATCGCTGCGCCAGCGAGTGGGCCGACTACAAGGCGCAGCGCTCCAGCGCGTTCAAGAAGCTGATCCATCGGCCGGAGATTCCGCGCGGCGTCTACCTGTATGGCGGCGTCGGGCGCGGCAAGAGTTTCCTGATGGACCTCTTCTTCAACGCGGTGCCGCTGCGGCGCAAGACGCGTCTGCACTTTCATGAATTCATGCGCGAAGTGCACCGCGAACTGGCGGAGCTTCAGGGCATCGTCAATCCGCTGGACGAACTCGGCAAGCGCATCGCCAAGCGCTACAAGCTCATCTGTTTCGACGAATTCCATGTGGCCGACATCACGGACGCGATGATCCTGCATCGGTTGCTGGCGGCCCTGTTCGAGAACGGCGTGGGCTTTGTGACCACGTCGAACTTCAAGCCCGACGACCTGTATCCCAACGGGCTGCACCGCGACCGCATCCTCCCGGCAATCGCACTGCTGAACGAGAAGCTCGAGGTGCTGAGCGTCGACAACGGCACCGACTACCGGCGCCGCACGCTCGAGCAGCTGCGCATGTACCTCACGCCGAACGGTGCCGCCGCGGACAAGGAAATGCGCGATGCGTTCGCAAAGCTGGCCGAGACCGCCGACGAGAACCCGGTGCTGCACATCGAGTCGCGCGAGATCCATGCGAGGCGCAAGGCCGGCGGCGTGGTCTGGTTCGATTTCAGGACCTTGTGTGGCGGTCCGCGCTCCCAGAACGACTACCTCGAAATCGCCACCCAGTTCCACACGGTGCTGCTGTCGGACGTGCCGCAGATGTCGGTGAGTCGGGCGTCGGAAGCACGTCGATTCACCTGGCTGGTCGACGTTTTCTACGACCGCCGGGTCAAGCTCATCATGTCGGCCGAGGTCGCACCGGAGGCGTTGTACACCGAGGGTCCGCTGGCGCACGAGTTTCCGCGGACCGTTTCCCGGCTCAACGAAATGCAGTCGGCCGAATTTCTGGCCCTGGAGCGCCGCCTCGTCGACACCCGTCTCACATGA
- the lpdA gene encoding dihydrolipoyl dehydrogenase → MADTKQFDVVVIGGGPGGYIAAIRAAQLGFNVACIDEWKNSKGGPAPGGTCTNVGCIPSKALLQSSEHYEQAGHSFADHGINVSGLSLDIGKMLARKDQVVKQNNDGILYLFKKNKIAFFHGRGSFVKASDAGYEIKVAGAAEETIVGKQIVIATGSNARALPGTPFDEENILSNDGALRIGAVPKKLALIGAGVIGLEMGSVWRRLGAEVTVLEGLPTFLGAVDEQIAKEAKKAFDKQGLKIELGVKVGEIKSGAKGSKGVSIAYTNAKGEALTLEVDKLIVSIGRVANTIGLNAEAVGLKLDERGAITVDDDCKTNLAGVWAIGDVVRGPMLAHKAEEEGVAVAERIAGQHGHVNFNTVPWVIYTHPEIAWVGQTEQQLKASGRAYKAGTFPFLANGRARALGDTTGMVKFLADATTDEILGVHMVGPQVSELISEAVVAMEFKASSEDIARICHAHPSLSEATKEAALAVDKRTLNF, encoded by the coding sequence ATGGCTGATACCAAGCAATTCGACGTCGTCGTGATCGGTGGCGGTCCCGGCGGCTACATCGCGGCGATCCGCGCGGCGCAACTCGGCTTCAACGTCGCGTGCATCGACGAGTGGAAGAACAGCAAGGGCGGCCCGGCACCGGGCGGCACCTGCACCAACGTCGGCTGCATCCCGTCCAAGGCGCTCTTGCAATCGTCCGAGCACTACGAGCAGGCCGGTCACAGCTTCGCGGACCACGGCATCAACGTGTCGGGCCTCTCGCTCGACATCGGCAAGATGCTGGCTCGCAAGGACCAGGTCGTGAAGCAGAACAACGACGGCATCCTGTACCTGTTCAAGAAAAACAAGATCGCGTTCTTCCATGGCCGTGGCTCGTTCGTGAAGGCGAGCGACGCCGGCTACGAAATCAAGGTTGCGGGCGCGGCCGAAGAGACGATCGTCGGCAAGCAAATCGTGATCGCGACCGGCTCGAACGCGCGTGCGCTGCCGGGCACCCCGTTCGACGAGGAAAACATCCTCTCGAACGACGGCGCGCTGCGCATCGGCGCGGTGCCGAAGAAGCTCGCGCTGATCGGCGCCGGCGTGATCGGCCTCGAGATGGGTTCGGTGTGGCGGCGCCTCGGCGCGGAAGTCACGGTGCTCGAAGGCCTGCCGACGTTCCTCGGCGCGGTCGACGAGCAGATCGCCAAGGAAGCGAAGAAGGCGTTCGACAAGCAGGGCCTGAAGATCGAACTCGGCGTGAAGGTCGGCGAGATCAAGTCGGGTGCCAAGGGAAGCAAGGGCGTCAGCATCGCCTACACCAACGCCAAGGGCGAGGCCCTGACGCTGGAAGTAGACAAGCTCATCGTGTCGATCGGCCGCGTGGCCAACACGATCGGCCTGAACGCCGAAGCCGTCGGCCTGAAGCTCGACGAACGTGGCGCGATCACCGTGGACGACGATTGCAAGACGAACCTCGCGGGTGTCTGGGCGATCGGCGATGTGGTGCGCGGACCGATGCTCGCGCACAAGGCGGAAGAAGAGGGCGTTGCCGTGGCTGAGCGCATCGCTGGCCAACACGGGCATGTCAACTTCAACACCGTGCCGTGGGTCATCTACACGCACCCCGAAATCGCCTGGGTCGGCCAGACCGAGCAGCAGCTCAAGGCGTCGGGCCGTGCTTACAAGGCCGGAACCTTTCCGTTCCTTGCGAACGGCCGCGCGCGCGCGCTGGGCGACACGACCGGCATGGTCAAGTTCCTGGCCGATGCGACGACCGACGAGATCCTGGGGGTGCACATGGTCGGCCCGCAGGTCAGCGAGCTGATTTCCGAGGCTGTGGTGGCCATGGAGTTCAAGGCGAGCAGCGAAGACATCGCTCGCATCTGCCACGCACACCCGTCGCTGTCGGAAGCGACCAAGGAAGCTGCGCTGGCGGTCGACAAGCGCACGCTCAATTTTTGA
- the odhB gene encoding 2-oxoglutarate dehydrogenase complex dihydrolipoyllysine-residue succinyltransferase — protein sequence MSIVEVKVPQLSESVAEATMLNWKKKVGDAIAVDEILIEIETDKVVLEVPAPSAGVLTEILQPDGATVLAEQLIAKIDTEGKAGASAPAEAAAPAAAAPAPAAAAATAATGGSKSDVAMPAAAKLLADNNLKTGDVAGSGKDGRVTKGDVLGAVAAGTTAKAPPPAVAAPAAKPLLAQVSSPTGAPDLGDRPEQRVPMSRLRARIAERLLQSQSTNAILTTFNEVNMAPVMDMRKKFQDAFTKEHGVKIGFMSFFVKAAVHALKKFPVINASVDGNDIVYHGYFDIGIAVGSPRGLVVPILRNADQMSFAEIEKKIAEFGKKAQEGKLGIEDMTGGTFSISNGGTFGSMLSTPIINPPQSAILGVHATKDRAVVENGQIVIRPMNYLAMSYDHRIIDGREAVLGLVAMKEALEDPSRLLFDI from the coding sequence ATGTCCATCGTAGAAGTCAAAGTTCCCCAGCTTTCCGAATCCGTGGCCGAGGCCACCATGCTGAACTGGAAGAAGAAGGTCGGCGATGCCATCGCCGTCGATGAAATCCTGATCGAGATCGAGACCGACAAGGTCGTGCTCGAAGTGCCGGCCCCCTCGGCCGGCGTGCTGACCGAGATCCTGCAGCCCGACGGCGCCACGGTGCTGGCCGAGCAGCTGATCGCCAAGATCGACACCGAAGGCAAGGCCGGCGCGTCGGCGCCCGCCGAGGCTGCTGCGCCTGCCGCCGCCGCGCCGGCACCCGCCGCTGCTGCAGCGACCGCCGCAACGGGCGGCTCGAAATCCGACGTCGCCATGCCCGCCGCAGCCAAGCTGCTGGCCGACAACAACCTGAAGACCGGCGACGTGGCCGGCTCGGGCAAGGACGGCCGCGTGACCAAGGGCGACGTGCTCGGCGCTGTCGCCGCAGGCACCACCGCCAAGGCGCCGCCACCCGCTGTCGCCGCACCGGCGGCCAAGCCGTTGCTGGCACAGGTCAGCTCGCCCACCGGCGCGCCGGACCTCGGCGACCGCCCGGAACAACGCGTGCCGATGAGCCGCCTGCGCGCCCGCATCGCCGAGCGCCTGCTGCAATCGCAATCGACCAACGCCATCCTCACGACCTTCAACGAAGTGAACATGGCCCCGGTCATGGACATGCGCAAGAAGTTCCAGGATGCGTTCACCAAGGAACATGGCGTGAAGATCGGCTTCATGAGCTTCTTCGTGAAGGCCGCGGTGCACGCGCTCAAGAAGTTCCCGGTGATCAACGCGTCGGTCGACGGCAACGACATCGTCTACCACGGCTACTTCGACATCGGCATCGCCGTCGGTTCGCCGCGCGGCCTGGTCGTGCCGATCCTGCGCAACGCCGACCAGATGAGCTTCGCAGAGATCGAAAAGAAGATCGCCGAATTCGGCAAGAAGGCGCAGGAAGGCAAGCTGGGCATCGAAGACATGACCGGCGGCACCTTCTCGATCTCGAACGGTGGCACCTTCGGCTCGATGCTGTCGACGCCGATCATCAACCCGCCGCAGTCTGCCATCCTCGGCGTGCATGCGACCAAGGACCGCGCGGTGGTCGAGAACGGCCAGATCGTCATCCGCCCGATGAACTACCTCGCCATGTCGTACGACCACCGCATCATCGACGGCCGCGAAGCCGTGCTGGGCCTGGTCGCCATGAAGGAAGCGCTCGAAGATCCGTCGCGCCTCCTCTTCGACATCTGA
- a CDS encoding 2-oxoglutarate dehydrogenase E1 component translates to MSDFSTPSAYQAYQGNTYLFGGNAPYVEEMYENYLSNPGSVPDNWRSYFDALQHVPAGDGTNAKDVAHLPVVNAFAERAKQGTTRVVQASGADSELGRKRTAVQQLIAAYRNVGARWADLDPLKRTERPSIPELEPSFYGFADADLETVFNTSNTFFGRETMSLRDLLNALRETYCGTLGAEYMYTTDQNHKRWWQQKLESARTNPQLTADQKKHILNRLTAAEGLERFLHTKYVGQKRFSLEGGESFIVSMDELINQAGVKGVQEIVIGMAHRGRLNVLVNSLGKMPADLFAEFDHTAPEDLPSGDVKYHQGFSSDVTTPGGPVHLSLAFNPSHLEIVNPVVEGSVRARMDRRGDPMGKQVLPVIVHGDAAFAGQGVVMETLALAETRGYHTGGTVHIVINNQIGFTTSDPRDSRSTLYCSDIVKMIEAPVLHVNGDDPEAVVLATQLALEFRMEFQKDVVVDIICFRKLGHNEQDTPSLTQPLMYKKIGQHPGTRKLYADKLSAQGLGATLGDDMVKAQRAAFDEGRNTVDPVLTNFKSKFAVDWSPYLNKKWTDAGDTRHPDRRMEAPGRADHHCAVRLHRASAGEEGAGRPRRHGSRDMNIDWGMGEHMAFASLVASGYPIRLSGEDSGRGTFTHRHAVLHDQNREKFDTGTYTPLQNVAENQAPFVVIDSILSEEAVLAFEYGYASNDPNTFVIWEAQFGDFVNGAQVVIDQFIASGEVKWGRVNGITLMLPHGYEGQGPEHSSARIERFMQLSADTNMQVVQPTTASQIFHILRRQMVRNLRKPLIIMTPKSLLRNKDATSPLSEFTKGSFQTVIPDSKDLKADKVKRVIACSGKVYYDLAKKREERGSDDVAILRVEQLYPFPHKAFGTELKKYPNLVDVVWAQDEPQNQGAWFFVQHYIHENMSEGQKLGYSGRAASASPAAGYSHLHQEQQKALVDGAFGKLKGFVLTK, encoded by the coding sequence ATGAGCGATTTTTCGACGCCCTCGGCGTACCAAGCCTATCAAGGCAACACCTATCTCTTCGGCGGCAACGCGCCCTATGTCGAGGAGATGTACGAAAACTACCTCTCGAACCCCGGCAGCGTGCCAGACAATTGGCGCTCGTATTTCGACGCGCTCCAGCATGTTCCCGCCGGTGACGGCACCAATGCCAAGGACGTCGCTCATCTGCCGGTCGTCAACGCGTTCGCCGAACGCGCCAAGCAGGGCACCACGCGTGTGGTGCAGGCCAGCGGCGCCGATTCCGAACTCGGCCGCAAGCGCACCGCCGTCCAGCAACTGATTGCCGCGTACCGCAATGTGGGCGCACGCTGGGCCGACCTCGATCCGCTCAAGCGCACCGAGCGACCGTCCATTCCCGAACTCGAGCCGTCGTTTTACGGCTTCGCGGACGCCGACCTCGAAACGGTGTTCAACACCAGCAACACCTTCTTCGGCCGCGAAACGATGTCGTTGCGCGACCTGCTCAACGCTCTGCGCGAAACGTACTGCGGCACCCTCGGCGCCGAGTACATGTACACGACCGACCAGAACCACAAGCGCTGGTGGCAGCAGAAGCTGGAGAGCGCGCGCACCAATCCGCAGCTCACGGCCGATCAGAAGAAGCACATCCTCAATCGCCTGACGGCCGCCGAAGGCCTCGAGCGCTTCCTGCACACCAAGTACGTCGGACAGAAACGCTTTTCGCTCGAGGGCGGCGAGAGCTTCATCGTCTCGATGGACGAACTGATCAACCAGGCCGGCGTCAAGGGCGTGCAGGAAATCGTGATCGGCATGGCCCACCGTGGGCGCCTGAACGTGCTCGTCAATTCGCTCGGCAAGATGCCGGCCGACCTGTTCGCCGAGTTCGACCACACCGCGCCGGAAGACTTGCCGAGCGGCGACGTCAAGTACCACCAGGGCTTCAGCTCGGACGTGACCACGCCCGGCGGCCCGGTCCATCTGAGCCTCGCGTTCAATCCGTCGCACCTCGAAATCGTGAACCCCGTCGTCGAAGGGTCGGTGCGCGCGCGCATGGACCGCCGCGGCGACCCGATGGGCAAGCAGGTGCTGCCAGTCATCGTGCACGGCGACGCGGCTTTCGCGGGCCAGGGCGTCGTGATGGAAACGCTGGCGCTGGCCGAGACCCGTGGCTATCACACGGGCGGCACGGTGCACATCGTGATCAACAACCAGATCGGTTTCACCACCAGCGACCCGCGCGACAGCCGCTCGACGCTGTATTGCTCGGACATCGTCAAGATGATCGAAGCGCCGGTGTTGCACGTGAACGGCGACGATCCGGAAGCGGTCGTGCTGGCCACGCAACTCGCGCTCGAATTCCGCATGGAGTTCCAGAAAGACGTCGTCGTCGACATCATCTGTTTCCGCAAGCTCGGCCACAACGAGCAGGACACGCCGTCGCTCACCCAGCCACTGATGTACAAGAAGATCGGCCAGCACCCCGGCACGCGCAAGCTCTATGCAGACAAGCTGTCGGCACAGGGCCTCGGCGCCACGCTCGGCGACGACATGGTCAAGGCCCAGCGCGCCGCGTTCGACGAGGGTCGCAACACGGTCGACCCGGTGCTCACGAACTTCAAGAGCAAGTTCGCGGTCGACTGGAGCCCCTACCTCAACAAGAAGTGGACCGACGCGGGCGACACGCGCCATCCCGACCGCCGAATGGAAGCGCCTGGCCGAGCGGATCACCACTGTGCCGTCCGGCTTCACCGTGCATCCGCTGGTGAAGAAGGTGCTGGACGACCGCGCCGCCATGGGTCGCGCGACATGAACATCGACTGGGGCATGGGCGAGCACATGGCTTTCGCTTCGCTGGTGGCGAGTGGCTATCCGATCCGCCTGTCGGGCGAAGACTCAGGCCGCGGCACCTTCACCCACCGCCACGCCGTGCTGCACGACCAGAACCGCGAGAAGTTCGACACCGGCACCTACACGCCGCTGCAGAACGTGGCCGAGAACCAGGCGCCGTTCGTCGTCATCGACTCGATCCTGTCGGAAGAAGCGGTGCTGGCGTTCGAATACGGCTACGCCTCGAACGACCCAAACACTTTCGTGATCTGGGAAGCCCAGTTCGGCGACTTCGTGAACGGCGCGCAGGTGGTGATCGACCAGTTCATCGCCTCGGGCGAAGTGAAGTGGGGCCGCGTCAACGGCATCACGCTGATGCTGCCGCACGGCTACGAAGGCCAGGGCCCGGAACACAGTTCGGCGCGCATCGAGCGCTTCATGCAGCTGTCGGCCGACACCAACATGCAGGTGGTCCAGCCCACCACGGCCAGCCAGATCTTCCACATCCTGCGTCGTCAGATGGTGCGCAACCTGCGCAAGCCGCTGATCATCATGACGCCGAAGTCGCTGCTGCGGAACAAGGACGCGACCTCGCCGCTGTCCGAGTTCACCAAGGGCAGCTTCCAGACCGTCATCCCTGACAGCAAGGACCTGAAGGCCGACAAGGTCAAGCGCGTGATCGCCTGTTCGGGCAAGGTCTACTATGACCTCGCCAAGAAGCGCGAAGAGCGTGGCAGCGACGACGTGGCCATCCTGCGCGTCGAGCAGCTCTACCCGTTCCCGCACAAGGCCTTCGGGACCGAGCTGAAGAAGTACCCCAACCTCGTCGATGTCGTGTGGGCGCAGGACGAGCCGCAAAACCAGGGCGCGTGGTTCTTCGTGCAGCACTACATCCACGAGAACATGTCCGAAGGCCAGAAGCTCGGCTACTCGGGCCGCGCGGCCTCGGCCTCGCCGGCCGCCGGCTATTCGCACCTGCATCAGGAACAACAAAAGGCGCTGGTCGACGGCGCGTTCGGCAAGCTCAAGGGCTTCGTGCTGACCAAGTAA
- a CDS encoding propionate--CoA ligase, whose translation MSRYEDFYRRSIYSPEAFWSEQAELIDWQTPPKQILDASNAPFANWFVGGTTNLCHNAVDRHLATRGDQPALIFVSTETGVEKTFSFKELHTQVQRTAASLIELGVGKGDRVLLYMPMIPEAAFAMLACARIGAIHCVVFGGFASGSLASRIEDAEPKVVVSADAGSRGGKIVPYKPLLDEAIRLSAYKPAAVLLTDRGLASMNLVAGRDHLATELAPKLTSHDVPCTWLESTEISYTIYTSGTTGKPKGVQRDTGGYAVALAASMKHIFDGRAGETYFSTSDIGWVVGHSYIVYGPLIAGMATILYEGLPTQGIDQRPDGGIWWQLVEKYKVTVMFSAPTAVRVLKKQDPALLKKYDLSSLRALFLAGEPLDEPTARWISEGLGVPIIDNYWQTESGWPIITIANGVEAKASKFGSPGVPMYGFRVKILHESTGEELTAPNEKGVIVIEGPTPPGFMQTIWKDDARFVDAYWKTVPGKTVYSTFDWGIRDEDGYFYILGRTDDVINVAGHRLGTREIEESISGHDNVAEVAVVGVADLLKGQVAMAFVVPRSGSAATDPEAALKLEGEIMKRVADQLGALARPARVRFVTALPKTRSGKLLRRAIQAVCEQRDPGDLTTIDDPTSLQQIQRLVGA comes from the coding sequence ATGAGTCGCTACGAGGATTTCTACCGTCGTTCCATTTATTCGCCCGAAGCGTTTTGGTCCGAACAGGCGGAACTGATCGACTGGCAAACGCCGCCGAAACAGATCCTCGATGCGAGCAACGCGCCGTTTGCCAACTGGTTCGTCGGCGGCACCACCAACCTGTGCCACAACGCGGTTGACCGGCACCTGGCGACGCGTGGCGACCAGCCGGCGCTGATCTTCGTGTCGACCGAAACCGGCGTTGAGAAAACCTTCAGCTTCAAGGAGCTGCACACGCAAGTGCAGCGCACCGCCGCCAGCCTGATCGAACTCGGTGTCGGCAAGGGCGACCGTGTGCTTCTCTACATGCCGATGATCCCGGAGGCGGCGTTCGCGATGCTGGCCTGCGCGCGCATCGGCGCGATTCACTGCGTCGTGTTCGGTGGGTTCGCCAGCGGCTCGCTGGCCTCGCGCATTGAAGATGCCGAGCCGAAGGTGGTGGTCAGCGCCGATGCCGGTTCGCGCGGCGGGAAGATCGTTCCCTACAAGCCGCTGCTCGACGAGGCGATTCGCCTGTCGGCGTACAAGCCTGCTGCGGTGTTGCTCACCGATCGCGGCTTGGCGTCCATGAACCTTGTCGCGGGTCGCGACCATCTGGCGACCGAGCTGGCGCCGAAACTGACGAGTCACGACGTGCCGTGCACCTGGCTCGAATCGACCGAGATCAGCTACACGATCTACACCAGCGGCACCACCGGCAAGCCCAAGGGCGTGCAGCGCGACACCGGCGGCTACGCGGTCGCGCTGGCGGCCAGCATGAAGCACATCTTTGATGGCCGCGCCGGCGAAACCTACTTTTCGACCAGCGACATCGGCTGGGTCGTCGGCCACAGCTACATCGTCTACGGGCCGCTGATCGCCGGCATGGCGACGATCTTGTACGAGGGGCTCCCGACGCAAGGCATCGACCAGCGGCCCGACGGCGGCATCTGGTGGCAACTGGTCGAGAAGTACAAGGTGACGGTGATGTTCAGCGCGCCGACGGCCGTGCGGGTGCTCAAGAAGCAGGACCCGGCGCTCCTGAAGAAGTACGACCTCTCCAGCCTGCGTGCGTTGTTCCTGGCCGGTGAACCGCTGGACGAGCCGACGGCGCGCTGGATCAGCGAGGGCCTCGGCGTGCCGATCATCGACAACTACTGGCAGACCGAATCGGGCTGGCCGATCATCACCATCGCCAATGGCGTCGAGGCCAAGGCCAGCAAGTTCGGCAGTCCCGGCGTGCCGATGTACGGCTTTCGCGTCAAGATCCTGCACGAGTCGACCGGCGAGGAACTCACGGCCCCCAACGAAAAGGGCGTGATCGTCATCGAAGGCCCGACGCCGCCCGGTTTCATGCAGACGATCTGGAAAGACGACGCCCGCTTCGTCGACGCTTACTGGAAGACGGTGCCGGGCAAGACGGTCTACTCGACCTTCGACTGGGGCATTCGCGACGAGGACGGCTACTTCTACATCCTCGGGCGCACCGACGACGTGATCAACGTCGCGGGCCACCGGCTCGGCACGCGCGAAATCGAAGAGAGCATTTCGGGCCACGACAACGTGGCCGAAGTCGCGGTGGTCGGCGTGGCCGATCTGCTCAAGGGGCAGGTCGCGATGGCGTTCGTGGTGCCCCGAAGCGGCAGCGCCGCGACCGATCCGGAGGCCGCGCTGAAGCTCGAAGGCGAAATCATGAAGCGGGTGGCCGATCAGCTGGGCGCGCTGGCGCGTCCGGCCCGCGTGCGCTTCGTGACGGCCCTGCCCAAGACGCGCAGCGGCAAGCTGCTGCGGCGCGCCATCCAGGCGGTGTGCGAACAGCGCGATCCGGGTGATTTGACGACGATCGACGATCCGACGTCGCTGCAGCAGATCCAGCGACTGGTCGGCGCCTAG
- a CDS encoding isochorismatase family protein, translating into MLLDASLSQLVLVDYQARLMPAIFEAEATALNAVRLGKFAHLMQVPVFGTEQNPSKLGENLPEIRALCQRTLAKMHFSGVEEGLGEWLRPEEPQQAPRGNARSLPKHLQKPVAAAEERGTIVIAGCEAHVCLMQTALDLLEDEFEVWVVTDACSSRTERNRDAAFDRLAGAGAELVTTEMVGFEWLRTAEHPVFREMQALIR; encoded by the coding sequence ATGCTGCTCGACGCCTCACTCTCCCAACTCGTGCTGGTCGATTACCAGGCGCGGCTGATGCCAGCGATCTTCGAAGCCGAGGCGACCGCGCTGAACGCCGTGCGGCTCGGCAAGTTCGCCCATTTGATGCAGGTGCCCGTGTTCGGCACCGAGCAGAACCCGTCCAAGCTCGGCGAAAACCTCCCCGAGATCCGCGCGCTGTGTCAGCGCACGCTGGCCAAGATGCATTTCAGCGGCGTGGAAGAAGGCCTCGGCGAATGGTTGCGACCTGAAGAGCCGCAGCAAGCGCCGCGCGGCAACGCCCGCAGCCTGCCGAAGCATCTGCAGAAGCCCGTTGCAGCCGCCGAAGAGCGCGGCACGATCGTGATCGCCGGTTGCGAGGCGCATGTGTGCCTGATGCAGACTGCGCTCGATTTGCTCGAAGACGAATTCGAGGTGTGGGTCGTGACCGATGCCTGCAGTTCCCGCACCGAGCGCAACCGCGACGCCGCGTTCGACCGCCTGGCCGGCGCCGGTGCGGAACTCGTGACCACCGAGATGGTCGGCTTCGAATGGCTGCGCACCGCAGAGCACCCGGTCTTCCGCGAGATGCAAGCGCTGATTCGCTGA